From Methanoculleus oceani, a single genomic window includes:
- the twy1 gene encoding 4-demethylwyosine synthase TYW1, producing MHSEACKALKKQGYQFITPNTSAAVKPCMWNKRALKGGEMCYKAQFYGIESHRCVQMTPTLKCNQQCLFCWRSFEHEVTEEEECPPDVIVANLRRVQKKALSGYKVSPYVTPERFAEALDPTMVAISLSGEPTCYSRLPELIDGLNADGYTTFLVSNGTRPDVLARCRPYQTYVSLDAPDRGTYLSLCRPREDYWDRVQESLAGLAGRRSAIRTTVVRGYNDFSPEGYAAIYQDSGARFVEVKGYMYLGYSRNRLQRDQMPEHCEVRAFAENIAEHCDYCIMDESPVSRVVCLERDV from the coding sequence ATGCACTCAGAAGCATGTAAGGCCCTCAAAAAGCAGGGCTACCAGTTCATCACCCCGAACACTTCGGCGGCTGTCAAGCCCTGCATGTGGAACAAGCGGGCGCTTAAGGGCGGGGAGATGTGCTACAAGGCGCAGTTCTACGGCATCGAAAGCCACCGTTGCGTCCAGATGACCCCGACTCTCAAATGCAACCAGCAATGCCTCTTCTGCTGGCGGTCGTTCGAGCACGAGGTGACGGAAGAGGAGGAGTGTCCGCCGGATGTTATCGTCGCAAACCTCCGGCGCGTCCAGAAGAAGGCGCTCTCCGGCTACAAGGTCTCGCCCTACGTCACGCCGGAACGGTTCGCGGAGGCCCTCGACCCCACGATGGTCGCGATATCGCTCTCGGGGGAGCCGACCTGCTACTCGCGCCTCCCGGAACTGATCGACGGACTCAATGCCGATGGGTACACGACGTTCCTTGTCTCGAACGGGACCCGACCGGACGTCCTCGCGAGGTGCCGGCCATACCAGACCTACGTCTCCCTGGACGCTCCCGACCGGGGGACCTATCTCTCTCTCTGCCGGCCGAGGGAAGACTACTGGGACCGGGTGCAGGAGAGCCTTGCCGGGCTTGCCGGCCGCCGGTCGGCCATCCGCACCACCGTGGTGCGCGGCTACAACGACTTCTCCCCGGAGGGGTATGCAGCGATCTACCAGGACTCCGGCGCCCGGTTCGTGGAGGTAAAGGGTTATATGTATCTGGGGTACAGTAGGAATCGACTGCAGAGGGACCAGATGCCCGAACACTGCGAAGTACGGGCGTTCGCGGAGAATATAGCGGAACACTGCGACTATTGCATCATGGACGAGAGCCCGGTGAGCCGGGTCGTCTGTCTGGAGCGAGACGTATGA
- a CDS encoding bifunctional alpha,alpha-trehalose-phosphate synthase (UDP-forming)/trehalose-phosphatase, which translates to MNRLLIVSNRLPISISRKNGDLRLQRSVGGLATGVGSFYKSYESLWVGWPGMNVQRKQEEEKDRIVDMLKKEQCHPVFLSPYDIKHYYDGFCNNTLWPLLHYFNLFADYDPKTWQVYQRVNERFCDAVMEVARPDDVIWVHDYHLMLLPQMLRERLPDAEIGYFHHIPFPSFEVFRNLPWGKEILSGLLGADLIGFHTYGYVRHFLSSVRRLLGYEHTFGEVRTGTRMVRTDLFPMGIDYHRFADSAGSTPVQKEITRIRHKYGKRKIILSFDRLDYTKGIPLRLEAFDALLTKKPEYQGKVSLVLVAVPSRTSVSSYQMLKKRIDELVGRINGQYGTTDWIPVRYFYNFLPFETLVAFYSAADVALVTPLRDGMNLMAKEYVATRTDGTGVLILSEMAGAAEELAEAVIVNPNDQDAVIEAIEAALAMPEKEQAERNRAMQKRLMRYDIEHWVGDFLNRLSDARAVRVERSEQIVTPAIREELVTDYAAGKDRLLLLDYDGTLVPFAAKPEKAVPGDATREVLEALSRTPGNEVVVISGRDRSTLDAWFGAMDLGIIAEHGVWIKERSGEWRMPEALSDEWKGEIYPLLELYTDRTPGAFIEEKDYSLVWHYRRTEPLLGAQRAKDLKDDLLHLTSNLNVGVMEGNKVIEIKNNVVNKGRAALNWVSRHAWDFILAIGDDRTDEDLFEAMPPEAYSIKVGLSPSRARFNLVAQRDVLPLLRRCIERDKDGAAGKKEKPGREKSLIESAAPG; encoded by the coding sequence AGTTTCAAACAGGCTTCCGATCAGCATCTCCCGGAAGAACGGCGATCTCCGCCTGCAACGGAGTGTCGGCGGTCTTGCGACTGGAGTCGGCTCTTTTTACAAGTCCTACGAGAGCCTCTGGGTCGGCTGGCCCGGTATGAACGTTCAGAGGAAGCAGGAGGAGGAGAAAGACCGGATCGTCGATATGCTCAAAAAAGAGCAGTGCCATCCGGTCTTCCTCTCCCCGTACGATATCAAGCACTACTATGACGGGTTCTGCAACAACACCCTCTGGCCGCTCCTCCACTACTTCAACCTCTTTGCAGACTACGACCCGAAGACATGGCAGGTCTACCAGCGGGTGAACGAGAGGTTTTGCGATGCCGTGATGGAAGTGGCCCGGCCCGACGACGTCATCTGGGTCCACGACTACCACCTGATGCTTCTGCCGCAGATGCTCCGGGAGCGCCTGCCCGACGCGGAGATCGGCTACTTCCACCACATACCCTTCCCGTCGTTCGAGGTGTTCCGGAACCTGCCCTGGGGGAAGGAGATCCTCTCCGGCCTCCTTGGAGCGGACCTCATCGGCTTTCACACCTACGGCTACGTCCGCCACTTCCTCTCCAGCGTCCGGCGGCTCCTCGGGTACGAGCACACCTTCGGGGAGGTCAGGACCGGGACCCGGATGGTACGGACCGACCTCTTCCCGATGGGCATCGATTACCACCGGTTCGCCGACTCCGCGGGCAGCACCCCGGTCCAGAAGGAGATCACACGGATCCGGCATAAGTACGGGAAACGAAAGATCATCCTCTCGTTCGACCGCCTGGACTACACGAAGGGGATCCCGCTCCGGCTCGAGGCCTTCGACGCACTCCTTACGAAGAAGCCGGAATACCAGGGGAAGGTCTCCCTCGTCCTCGTCGCGGTCCCGTCCAGGACCAGCGTCAGCAGTTACCAGATGCTGAAGAAACGGATCGACGAACTCGTCGGCCGAATCAACGGGCAGTACGGGACGACCGACTGGATCCCTGTCCGCTACTTCTACAACTTCCTCCCCTTCGAGACACTGGTGGCGTTCTACAGCGCCGCCGACGTCGCCCTGGTGACGCCGCTCCGGGACGGCATGAACCTGATGGCGAAAGAGTACGTCGCCACCAGGACCGACGGCACGGGAGTCCTCATCCTCTCCGAGATGGCGGGAGCGGCCGAGGAACTCGCGGAGGCGGTCATCGTCAACCCGAACGACCAGGACGCGGTGATCGAGGCGATCGAGGCGGCGCTTGCCATGCCGGAGAAGGAGCAGGCCGAGCGGAACCGGGCCATGCAGAAACGGCTGATGCGCTACGACATCGAGCACTGGGTCGGTGACTTCCTCAACCGCTTGAGCGATGCCCGGGCGGTCCGGGTCGAGCGCTCGGAGCAGATCGTCACCCCCGCCATCAGGGAGGAGCTGGTCACGGATTACGCTGCTGGCAAGGATCGGCTCCTCCTCCTCGACTACGACGGCACCCTGGTGCCCTTCGCCGCAAAACCCGAGAAAGCGGTTCCCGGCGACGCCACGCGGGAGGTGCTCGAGGCCCTCTCCCGCACACCCGGAAACGAGGTGGTGGTGATCAGCGGCAGAGACCGGTCCACGCTGGATGCCTGGTTCGGGGCGATGGATCTCGGGATCATCGCCGAGCACGGTGTCTGGATAAAGGAGCGTTCCGGGGAGTGGCGGATGCCCGAAGCGCTCTCGGACGAGTGGAAAGGAGAGATCTACCCGCTCCTCGAACTCTACACGGACCGCACGCCCGGCGCCTTCATCGAGGAGAAGGACTACTCCCTCGTCTGGCACTACCGGAGAACCGAGCCGCTGCTCGGTGCACAGCGGGCTAAAGATCTCAAAGACGACCTCCTGCACCTGACGTCGAACCTCAACGTCGGCGTCATGGAGGGGAACAAGGTCATCGAGATCAAGAACAACGTCGTCAACAAAGGAAGGGCGGCGCTGAACTGGGTCTCCCGACATGCCTGGGACTTCATTCTTGCTATCGGGGACGACAGGACCGATGAAGACCTCTTTGAGGCGATGCCGCCCGAAGCCTATTCGATCAAGGTCGGTCTCTCCCCGAGCAGGGCCCGCTTCAACCTGGTTGCCCAGCGGGACGTGCTGCCCCTGCTCCGGAGGTGCATCGAGCGCGATAAAGACGGCGCGGCCGGGAAAAAAGAGAAACCGGGACGGGAAAAAAGCCTTATCGAGTCGGCGGCTCCGGGATGA
- the sepS gene encoding O-phosphoserine--tRNA ligase translates to MRFDVEEFKKRAREDFEHAWHEGPSVLTPPGVSGRYPRLKYTRAAAHPIFEIMQRLRETYLSMGFDEAMNPLIVEESDIYRQFGPEAMAVLDRVFYLGGLPRPNVGIARKQIEEIEAILGRALPSGAEEKLRETLHGYKKGTVDGDELTHELAAVLEADDAAVVHILDAVFPEFKALAPESSRNTLRSHMTSGWFLTLSSLWEKRHLPLRLFSIDRCFRREQEEGPTRLMTYHSASCIVAGEDVTLEEGKAISEALLSAFGFTEFRFQPDEKRSKYYMPETQTEVYARHPVLGWVEVATFGIYSPSALAEYGIGVPVMNLGLGVERLAMIAYQSNDVRQLTYPQFFPHDLSDREIAGAVHLREEPASATGKRMAEAIRATAAEHATAPGPCAFVAWKGEIAGREVEVIVEEPESNTKLCGPACFNEVFVHNGSVLGVPDTEKWASVRQEGASTGITYLDAVSSLAAARIEEAARCGEEAHVQVKMSKLPSDVNLRIEEYAMRFVTDHNKKVDLRGPVFLTVRSVIPEPPTR, encoded by the coding sequence ATGAGATTCGATGTGGAAGAGTTCAAAAAGAGAGCGAGAGAGGACTTCGAGCACGCGTGGCACGAAGGGCCGTCGGTACTGACCCCGCCGGGGGTCTCGGGCCGGTACCCCCGGTTGAAGTACACCCGGGCTGCGGCGCACCCGATCTTCGAGATCATGCAGCGGCTCCGCGAGACCTACCTTTCGATGGGGTTTGACGAGGCGATGAACCCCCTGATCGTCGAAGAATCGGACATCTACCGGCAGTTCGGGCCCGAAGCAATGGCCGTCCTCGACCGGGTCTTCTACCTCGGCGGGCTGCCCCGCCCGAACGTCGGGATAGCGAGAAAGCAGATCGAGGAGATCGAGGCCATTCTCGGCCGTGCCCTCCCGTCCGGGGCCGAGGAGAAACTCCGCGAGACCCTCCATGGCTACAAGAAGGGAACGGTCGACGGCGATGAACTGACGCATGAACTCGCGGCCGTCCTCGAGGCCGACGACGCCGCCGTGGTGCATATCCTGGATGCGGTCTTCCCCGAGTTTAAGGCGCTCGCCCCCGAGTCGTCGCGCAACACCCTCCGGAGCCACATGACGAGCGGCTGGTTCCTGACGCTCTCCTCCCTCTGGGAGAAGCGTCACCTCCCGCTCCGGCTCTTCTCGATCGACCGGTGCTTCCGGCGTGAGCAGGAGGAGGGCCCCACCCGCCTGATGACCTACCACTCCGCCTCCTGCATCGTCGCGGGAGAGGACGTCACCCTCGAGGAGGGAAAAGCCATCAGCGAGGCACTCCTCTCGGCGTTCGGCTTTACGGAGTTCCGGTTTCAGCCCGACGAGAAGCGGTCGAAGTACTACATGCCCGAGACCCAGACGGAGGTCTACGCCCGGCACCCGGTCCTCGGCTGGGTCGAGGTCGCCACCTTCGGCATCTACTCGCCATCGGCGCTCGCGGAGTACGGGATCGGCGTGCCGGTGATGAACCTCGGCCTCGGGGTGGAGCGGCTCGCGATGATCGCCTACCAGTCAAACGACGTCCGCCAGCTCACCTACCCGCAGTTCTTCCCGCATGACCTCTCCGACCGCGAGATCGCCGGCGCCGTCCACCTCCGCGAAGAGCCGGCGTCTGCGACCGGGAAACGGATGGCGGAGGCAATCCGCGCTACGGCCGCCGAGCACGCGACCGCGCCGGGGCCCTGTGCGTTTGTCGCGTGGAAAGGCGAGATTGCCGGAAGGGAGGTGGAAGTCATCGTCGAGGAACCCGAATCCAACACGAAACTCTGCGGGCCGGCCTGTTTCAACGAGGTCTTCGTCCACAACGGTTCGGTGCTCGGGGTGCCGGATACCGAGAAGTGGGCGTCCGTCCGGCAGGAGGGAGCCTCCACCGGAATCACCTACCTCGACGCGGTATCGAGCCTCGCCGCCGCACGGATCGAGGAGGCGGCACGGTGCGGGGAGGAGGCCCACGTCCAGGTGAAGATGTCGAAGCTCCCTTCCGACGTCAACCTCAGGATCGAGGAGTACGCGATGCGGTTTGTCACCGACCACAACAAGAAGGTGGACCTCCGGGGGCCGGTCTTCCTGACGGTCAGGTCCGTCATCCCGGAGCCGCCGACTCGATAA
- the argS gene encoding arginine--tRNA ligase, with the protein MFQEKYHQIECMLRACTGEEDVLLTTGGDHADLASTVAFKLAKREKRAPQMIAADIAGKLSVNPELGDIQVEATGPYINFRFGPTLLSEAVREAVRSGYGSLSRRSGRVVLEHTSANPNGPLHVGHIRNTVIGDTLARAFRKAGYPLEVQYYLNDMGRQIAIVSWGFDHLGLAREEGEKEDHYVARVYIAANREIEKNPEIVNEIDRLMQKVERGDAETVAKFRKAVSLCAEGIKATLAALNAHHDRFVWESDFVRIGDVDRIIERIRRLPQAHEDETLWVDLTEQGFEKKYILRRSDGTSVYSTRDLAYHTWKGRNYDRMIDVLGADHKLIGAQLRATLELLGEQPPEIVFFEFVSLPEGSMSTRAGKFVSADALVEEVAAKAFDEVTARRPELPEGERRSIAGSVAIAAIRYDIVKVSPEKSTVFNWKEALDFERQSGPYIQYAHARACSILEKAGEFEQAYNYETEHEVALARHLARFPAVVEQTIEELRPHLLASYARELADLFNAFYHYDPVLKSEGETRNSRLTLVDAVRNTLQESLTTLGIDALRSM; encoded by the coding sequence ATGTTTCAGGAGAAGTACCACCAGATCGAGTGCATGCTCCGGGCATGCACCGGTGAAGAGGATGTCCTCCTCACAACGGGGGGAGATCACGCCGATCTCGCCTCGACCGTAGCGTTTAAACTTGCAAAGAGGGAGAAGCGGGCCCCCCAGATGATCGCCGCCGATATCGCTGGCAAGCTCTCGGTAAATCCCGAACTCGGGGATATCCAGGTCGAGGCGACCGGGCCTTACATCAACTTCCGGTTCGGGCCGACGCTTCTCTCCGAGGCCGTCAGGGAAGCCGTTCGCTCCGGCTACGGGAGCCTCTCCCGCCGCTCCGGGCGGGTGGTGCTCGAGCACACCAGCGCGAACCCGAACGGCCCCCTCCATGTCGGCCACATCAGGAACACCGTCATCGGGGACACCCTTGCCCGGGCATTCCGGAAGGCCGGCTATCCGCTCGAGGTCCAGTATTACTTAAACGACATGGGCCGCCAGATCGCCATCGTCTCCTGGGGGTTCGACCACCTCGGTCTCGCCCGCGAGGAGGGCGAGAAGGAGGACCACTACGTCGCCCGGGTCTACATCGCGGCGAACCGGGAGATCGAGAAGAACCCGGAGATCGTAAACGAGATCGACCGCCTCATGCAGAAGGTGGAGCGCGGCGACGCGGAGACCGTCGCAAAGTTCAGGAAGGCCGTCTCCCTCTGTGCGGAGGGGATCAAGGCTACCCTTGCCGCCCTGAACGCTCATCATGACCGATTCGTCTGGGAGAGCGACTTTGTCCGGATCGGCGACGTGGACCGGATCATCGAACGGATCCGGCGCCTGCCGCAGGCCCACGAGGACGAGACGCTCTGGGTCGACCTCACCGAGCAGGGTTTCGAGAAGAAGTACATCCTCCGGCGGAGCGACGGCACCTCGGTCTACAGCACCCGGGACCTTGCCTACCACACCTGGAAGGGGCGCAACTACGACCGGATGATCGACGTCCTCGGGGCTGACCACAAACTGATCGGCGCTCAGCTCCGTGCCACCCTCGAACTCCTCGGCGAACAGCCGCCCGAGATCGTCTTCTTCGAGTTCGTCTCCCTCCCCGAGGGCTCCATGAGCACCCGGGCGGGCAAGTTCGTTTCAGCGGACGCGCTGGTGGAGGAGGTGGCCGCGAAGGCATTCGATGAGGTGACCGCCCGCCGGCCGGAACTCCCCGAGGGGGAGCGACGCTCAATCGCAGGGTCGGTCGCCATCGCCGCCATCCGCTACGACATCGTGAAGGTCTCCCCCGAGAAGAGCACGGTCTTCAACTGGAAGGAGGCACTGGACTTCGAGCGGCAGAGCGGCCCCTACATCCAGTACGCCCACGCCCGCGCCTGCAGCATCCTCGAGAAGGCCGGGGAGTTCGAGCAAGCGTATAACTACGAGACCGAACACGAGGTCGCGCTCGCCCGGCACCTCGCGAGGTTCCCCGCCGTCGTCGAGCAGACCATAGAGGAACTCCGTCCTCACCTGCTCGCCTCCTACGCCCGCGAGCTTGCCGACCTCTTCAACGCCTTCTACCACTACGACCCGGTCCTGAAGAGCGAGGGCGAGACCCGGAACAGCCGCCTTACGCTCGTCGACGCGGTCAGGAACACCTTGCAGGAGTCCCTTACGACTCTCGGGATCGATGCACTCAGAAGCATGTAA